In a single window of the Nicotiana tomentosiformis chromosome 8, ASM39032v3, whole genome shotgun sequence genome:
- the LOC104105533 gene encoding mitogen-activated protein kinase 18-like isoform X2, with amino-acid sequence MQQDHHHKKNTKEVEFFTEYGDATRYKILEVIGKGSYGVVCAAIDTHTGEKVAIKKITDIFEHTSDAIRILREIKLLRLLRHPDIVDIKRIMLPPSRRDFRDIYVVFELMESDLHHVIKANDDLTHEHHRFFLYQMLRALKYMHTANVYHRDLKPKNILANANCKLKICDLGLARVAFSDTPTTVLWTDYVATRWYRAPELCGSFFSKYTPAIDIWSIGCIFAEVLTGKPLFPGKSIVHQLDLMTDLLGTPPADTISGVRNEKARKYLNSMRKKNPVPFTEKFPDADPLVLLLLQRLLAFDPKDRPTAEEALSDPYFKGLAKIEREPSCRPISNLEFEFEKRRVTKEDIKELIYREILEYHPQLQKDYIAGNDGTNFLYPSASGQFRRQFAYLEENSGKSGPVIPLGRKHVSLPRSTVNSSTIPPKARQNFSVFDHRQVTEKAATDVRVSETISGTTQNVSRPPHRVPTAKPGRVVGPILSYDGGVHTQNTFLAHGISPHYMFRMNPEIREKDGTEAKDTTQVRDGAAKGMVAKPTASVNVEMNTNPYYQTQEKVAQLRGQIAIDAKLLQAQTQFGVV; translated from the exons ATGCAACAAGATCATCATCACAAAAag AATACCAAAGAAGTGGAGTTTTTTACAGAGTATGGAGATGCAACTAGGTATAAAATTCTGGAAGTAATCGGGAAGGGAAGTTATGGAGTTGTATGTGCTGCTATCGACACCCATACCGGAGAAAAAGTGGCAATAAAGAAAATAACTGATATTTTCGAGCACACGTCTGATGCAATTCGAATTTTGCGTGAAATTAAATTGCTTAGACTTTTAAGGCATCCTGATATCGTGGACATTAAGCGAATCATGTTACCACCTTCAAGACGAGACTTCAGAGATATTTACGTTGTTTTTGAGCTTATGGAATCTGATCTTCACCATGTCATTAAAGCTAATGATGACTTGACACATGAACACCATCGCTTTTTCCTATATCAGATGCTACGGGCACTGAAGTATATGCACACAG CAAATGTCTACCATCGAGATCTTAAGCCAAAAAACATATTGGCAAATGCAAATTGTAAACTCAAAATATGTGACCTTGGATTGGCAAGGGTTGCATTCAGTGATACTCCAACCACAGTACTTTGGACG GATTATGTTGCTACAAGGTGGTACAGGGCTCCTGAATTATGTGGATCTTTCTTTTCCAAG TATACACCTGCTATTGATATTTGGAGTATTGGCTGCATTTTCGCAGAGGTACTAACAGGAAAACCATTGTTCCCCGGAAAAAGTATTGTTCATCAGTTAGATTTGATGACTGATCTTCTTGGTACGCCGCCAGCTGATACAATATCTGGG GTTCGTAATGAGAAGGCAAGAAAGTATTTGAATAGCATGCGGAAAAAGAACCCAGTTCCTTTTACTGAGAAATTTCCAGATGCAGATCCGTTGGTGCTCCTACTATTGCAGAGGTTGTTAGCATTTGATCCAAAGGACCGACCAACTGCTGAAGAG GCTTTATCCGATCCTTATTTCAAGGGACTGGCCAAGATTGAGAGGGAACCTTCTTGTCGACCAATCTCGAATCTGGAATTTGAATTTGAGAAGCGAAGGGTAACAAAGGAGGATATTAAGGAACTAATTTATCGAGAGATATTGGAATATCATCCTCAACTTCAGAAGGATTACATAGCTGGAAATGATGGCACCAACTTTCTCTATCCTAG TGCAAGTGGTCAGTTCAGAAGGCAATTTGCTTATCTTGAGGAAAATAGTGGTAAAAGTGGGCCAGTTATTCCTCTTGGTAGAAAGCATGTCTCTCTCCCACG ATCTACGGTTAACTCCAGCACCATTCCCCCCAAAGCTCGGCAGAACTTCTCTGTGTTTGATCATAGGCAAGTAACAGAAAAAGCAGCTACTGATGTCAGAGTCTCAGAGACAATCTCAGGAACTACACAAAACGTTTCACGGCCACCACATCGAGTTCCTACAG CCAAACCTGGGAGAGTTGTAGGGCCAATTTTATCATATGATGGAGGCGTACATACCCAGAATACCTTCCTTGCTCATGGCATTTCTCCACATTATATGTTCAGGATGAACCCTGAGATTCGAGAGAAGGATGGAACAGAAGCCAAGGACACCACACAAGTTAGAGACGGAGCTGCAAAAGGCATGGTTGCCAAACCAACAGCAAGCGTGAATGTTGAGATGAACACCAACCCGTATTATCAGACACAAGAAAAAGTAGCACAGTTGCGTGGTCAAATTGCAATAGATGCAAAACTACTGCAGGCACAAACGCAATTTGGTGTAGTCTGA
- the LOC104105533 gene encoding mitogen-activated protein kinase 19-like isoform X3, with the protein MTPPLLKIPLFSPFSSQLLLSIRSSKPIKDYCFYWVVVILKIKMQQDHHHKKNTKEVEFFTEYGDATRYKILEVIGKGSYGVVCAAIDTHTGEKVAIKKITDIFEHTSDAIRILREIKLLRLLRHPDIVDIKRIMLPPSRRDFRDIYVVFELMESDLHHVIKANDDLTHEHHRFFLYQMLRALKYMHTANVYHRDLKPKNILANANCKLKICDLGLARVAFSDTPTTVLWTDYVATRWYRAPELCGSFFSKYTPAIDIWSIGCIFAEVLTGKPLFPGKSIVHQLDLMTDLLGTPPADTISGVRNEKARKYLNSMRKKNPVPFTEKFPDADPLVLLLLQRLLAFDPKDRPTAEEALSDPYFKGLAKIEREPSCRPISNLEFEFEKRRVTKEDIKELIYREILEYHPQLQKDYIAGNDGTNFLYPSASGQFRRQFAYLEENSGKSGPVIPLGRKHVSLPRSTVNSSTIPPKARQNFSVFDHRQVTEKAATDVRVSETISGTTQNVSRPPHRVPTG; encoded by the exons ATGACCCCTCCACTTCTCAAAATTCCTCTCTTTTCTCCCTTCTCTTCTCAGCTCCTCCTCTCCATTAGATCTTCAAAACCCATTAAGG ATTATTgcttttactgggttgttgtaaTTCTCAAAATTAAGATGCAACAAGATCATCATCACAAAAag AATACCAAAGAAGTGGAGTTTTTTACAGAGTATGGAGATGCAACTAGGTATAAAATTCTGGAAGTAATCGGGAAGGGAAGTTATGGAGTTGTATGTGCTGCTATCGACACCCATACCGGAGAAAAAGTGGCAATAAAGAAAATAACTGATATTTTCGAGCACACGTCTGATGCAATTCGAATTTTGCGTGAAATTAAATTGCTTAGACTTTTAAGGCATCCTGATATCGTGGACATTAAGCGAATCATGTTACCACCTTCAAGACGAGACTTCAGAGATATTTACGTTGTTTTTGAGCTTATGGAATCTGATCTTCACCATGTCATTAAAGCTAATGATGACTTGACACATGAACACCATCGCTTTTTCCTATATCAGATGCTACGGGCACTGAAGTATATGCACACAG CAAATGTCTACCATCGAGATCTTAAGCCAAAAAACATATTGGCAAATGCAAATTGTAAACTCAAAATATGTGACCTTGGATTGGCAAGGGTTGCATTCAGTGATACTCCAACCACAGTACTTTGGACG GATTATGTTGCTACAAGGTGGTACAGGGCTCCTGAATTATGTGGATCTTTCTTTTCCAAG TATACACCTGCTATTGATATTTGGAGTATTGGCTGCATTTTCGCAGAGGTACTAACAGGAAAACCATTGTTCCCCGGAAAAAGTATTGTTCATCAGTTAGATTTGATGACTGATCTTCTTGGTACGCCGCCAGCTGATACAATATCTGGG GTTCGTAATGAGAAGGCAAGAAAGTATTTGAATAGCATGCGGAAAAAGAACCCAGTTCCTTTTACTGAGAAATTTCCAGATGCAGATCCGTTGGTGCTCCTACTATTGCAGAGGTTGTTAGCATTTGATCCAAAGGACCGACCAACTGCTGAAGAG GCTTTATCCGATCCTTATTTCAAGGGACTGGCCAAGATTGAGAGGGAACCTTCTTGTCGACCAATCTCGAATCTGGAATTTGAATTTGAGAAGCGAAGGGTAACAAAGGAGGATATTAAGGAACTAATTTATCGAGAGATATTGGAATATCATCCTCAACTTCAGAAGGATTACATAGCTGGAAATGATGGCACCAACTTTCTCTATCCTAG TGCAAGTGGTCAGTTCAGAAGGCAATTTGCTTATCTTGAGGAAAATAGTGGTAAAAGTGGGCCAGTTATTCCTCTTGGTAGAAAGCATGTCTCTCTCCCACG ATCTACGGTTAACTCCAGCACCATTCCCCCCAAAGCTCGGCAGAACTTCTCTGTGTTTGATCATAGGCAAGTAACAGAAAAAGCAGCTACTGATGTCAGAGTCTCAGAGACAATCTCAGGAACTACACAAAACGTTTCACGGCCACCACATCGAGTTCCTACAG GATGA
- the LOC104105532 gene encoding glucan endo-1,3-beta-D-glucosidase-like: protein MVKAALTLCFLLLSHISVGTLVLANEKKTWCVAKPSSDQKTLQENINYACSQVDCRILQKGCPCSSPDNLMNHASIVMNLYYQAKGRNYWNCHFGNSALIVLTDPSYGSCIYE from the exons ATGGTTAAAGCAGCTCTCACCCTTTGCTTCCTACTTTTGTCCCACATTTCAG TGGGAACATTGGTGTTAGCAAATGAAAAG AAAACTTGGTGTGTAGCTAAACCTTCATCAGATCAGAAAACACTACAAGAAAACATAAATTATGCATGTTCTCAGGTTGATTGTAGGATCTTGCAAAAGGGTTGCCCTTGTTCTTCCCCAGATAATCTCATGAACCATGCTTCTATTGTTATGAACCTCTATTACCAAGCTAAGGGAAGGAATTATTGGAATTGTCACTTTGGTAATTCTGCCCTCATTGTTTTGACTGACCCAA GTTATGGCAGCTGTATTTATGAATGA
- the LOC104105533 gene encoding mitogen-activated protein kinase 15-like isoform X1, translating into MTPPLLKIPLFSPFSSQLLLSIRSSKPIKDYCFYWVVVILKIKMQQDHHHKKNTKEVEFFTEYGDATRYKILEVIGKGSYGVVCAAIDTHTGEKVAIKKITDIFEHTSDAIRILREIKLLRLLRHPDIVDIKRIMLPPSRRDFRDIYVVFELMESDLHHVIKANDDLTHEHHRFFLYQMLRALKYMHTANVYHRDLKPKNILANANCKLKICDLGLARVAFSDTPTTVLWTDYVATRWYRAPELCGSFFSKYTPAIDIWSIGCIFAEVLTGKPLFPGKSIVHQLDLMTDLLGTPPADTISGVRNEKARKYLNSMRKKNPVPFTEKFPDADPLVLLLLQRLLAFDPKDRPTAEEALSDPYFKGLAKIEREPSCRPISNLEFEFEKRRVTKEDIKELIYREILEYHPQLQKDYIAGNDGTNFLYPSASGQFRRQFAYLEENSGKSGPVIPLGRKHVSLPRSTVNSSTIPPKARQNFSVFDHRQVTEKAATDVRVSETISGTTQNVSRPPHRVPTAKPGRVVGPILSYDGGVHTQNTFLAHGISPHYMFRMNPEIREKDGTEAKDTTQVRDGAAKGMVAKPTASVNVEMNTNPYYQTQEKVAQLRGQIAIDAKLLQAQTQFGVV; encoded by the exons ATGACCCCTCCACTTCTCAAAATTCCTCTCTTTTCTCCCTTCTCTTCTCAGCTCCTCCTCTCCATTAGATCTTCAAAACCCATTAAGG ATTATTgcttttactgggttgttgtaaTTCTCAAAATTAAGATGCAACAAGATCATCATCACAAAAag AATACCAAAGAAGTGGAGTTTTTTACAGAGTATGGAGATGCAACTAGGTATAAAATTCTGGAAGTAATCGGGAAGGGAAGTTATGGAGTTGTATGTGCTGCTATCGACACCCATACCGGAGAAAAAGTGGCAATAAAGAAAATAACTGATATTTTCGAGCACACGTCTGATGCAATTCGAATTTTGCGTGAAATTAAATTGCTTAGACTTTTAAGGCATCCTGATATCGTGGACATTAAGCGAATCATGTTACCACCTTCAAGACGAGACTTCAGAGATATTTACGTTGTTTTTGAGCTTATGGAATCTGATCTTCACCATGTCATTAAAGCTAATGATGACTTGACACATGAACACCATCGCTTTTTCCTATATCAGATGCTACGGGCACTGAAGTATATGCACACAG CAAATGTCTACCATCGAGATCTTAAGCCAAAAAACATATTGGCAAATGCAAATTGTAAACTCAAAATATGTGACCTTGGATTGGCAAGGGTTGCATTCAGTGATACTCCAACCACAGTACTTTGGACG GATTATGTTGCTACAAGGTGGTACAGGGCTCCTGAATTATGTGGATCTTTCTTTTCCAAG TATACACCTGCTATTGATATTTGGAGTATTGGCTGCATTTTCGCAGAGGTACTAACAGGAAAACCATTGTTCCCCGGAAAAAGTATTGTTCATCAGTTAGATTTGATGACTGATCTTCTTGGTACGCCGCCAGCTGATACAATATCTGGG GTTCGTAATGAGAAGGCAAGAAAGTATTTGAATAGCATGCGGAAAAAGAACCCAGTTCCTTTTACTGAGAAATTTCCAGATGCAGATCCGTTGGTGCTCCTACTATTGCAGAGGTTGTTAGCATTTGATCCAAAGGACCGACCAACTGCTGAAGAG GCTTTATCCGATCCTTATTTCAAGGGACTGGCCAAGATTGAGAGGGAACCTTCTTGTCGACCAATCTCGAATCTGGAATTTGAATTTGAGAAGCGAAGGGTAACAAAGGAGGATATTAAGGAACTAATTTATCGAGAGATATTGGAATATCATCCTCAACTTCAGAAGGATTACATAGCTGGAAATGATGGCACCAACTTTCTCTATCCTAG TGCAAGTGGTCAGTTCAGAAGGCAATTTGCTTATCTTGAGGAAAATAGTGGTAAAAGTGGGCCAGTTATTCCTCTTGGTAGAAAGCATGTCTCTCTCCCACG ATCTACGGTTAACTCCAGCACCATTCCCCCCAAAGCTCGGCAGAACTTCTCTGTGTTTGATCATAGGCAAGTAACAGAAAAAGCAGCTACTGATGTCAGAGTCTCAGAGACAATCTCAGGAACTACACAAAACGTTTCACGGCCACCACATCGAGTTCCTACAG CCAAACCTGGGAGAGTTGTAGGGCCAATTTTATCATATGATGGAGGCGTACATACCCAGAATACCTTCCTTGCTCATGGCATTTCTCCACATTATATGTTCAGGATGAACCCTGAGATTCGAGAGAAGGATGGAACAGAAGCCAAGGACACCACACAAGTTAGAGACGGAGCTGCAAAAGGCATGGTTGCCAAACCAACAGCAAGCGTGAATGTTGAGATGAACACCAACCCGTATTATCAGACACAAGAAAAAGTAGCACAGTTGCGTGGTCAAATTGCAATAGATGCAAAACTACTGCAGGCACAAACGCAATTTGGTGTAGTCTGA